cttacttaaataatattcagCCATTGTGTGCAGCCAGTTGGAACCCATTTGTGGGGCCAAGCCGATGACGACCCCATCCACTTTTAGCTGATAGTTCTCAGTGCCCTTCTGCCTCTGATCGTAGAGAATGTCCTCCCGCTGGAAACCATTGTCGGAGTAGTCATCATACAGAACCTCTAGCAGGTCGCTGACCACGTTCCTTGAATTCCCCGGCCTGATCTTTCCACCAACTGGTTGGGCCAGAAGTTTGCCAAATGCCGGCAATAGCAGGGCAAATACAAACAGCCGGTTGGTGAACTTGCACATTTTCCCCCAGCAAAAAATGGACAGGACCGATGTGCTCCAAAGGCGTACGGTGAATGATTTTAGGTTCTCAGCCGCACTAAAAACGAGCCCACTTCTGCACCAGAAGAAGACCAAGAAAACCCGATTTCTGGACACAGTTCAATGGCCGCCAACCCAAGCCCAAAGACTTCCGCATTGCCAGGGAGCTGTGGGAATCATCTTCGGCTCCCAGCATTTTTAATGCTTCCTCGCAGCCATATAAGAAAGCATTTCCATTCGGGAGGAACTATCTGTGGAGCAGATCTGTGGCTGGTTGTCTCCGATTCCACATCTCCATTATCtctacaaaaatacaaaatttaaaaacagaaaatccaTGTAATAATAGATGggaaacatttttgtaaaatactattgataatttttaaaacatcatTTGTAAGGTTTGTTCATAGTACCCATTTCAaaattacaacatttttaattgtgaTTAATTTAGTCCATAGATCGAAGTTTAAAACTCAAGGTTAATGTtggttataaattttaataacaaaataatataaactaaTATACTCATGTGTTCATTGAATTCTTatcaaaacaaacatttttaattaaaaaaattactaccATTCTTAACGAATATTcgaacttttaaaatattttctaataaaaaaacatcatAAAAAAGTGTGAGTTTTAGGGCAAGTTCTCTTCCTTCcatgtaaataaacaaataaatattttctggcGTTTTAAAGATGTGCCACCTTCGGTGACTTCAAGAAATGACGCGTGATTTCAAAAAATGGTAACCCAATAACCTCGATTCAGGCTAAGCCCAAAAGAAATAGGAAATCTTCATGACTATACTAATTGCCCCGCTTGCAATATATAATATCTAGTAtgtagtatatagtatatagtatatgtgCGTCCGAGATCTGTTGACTCTTTTAGCTATCTAGTCTGGGTGCAGTTCTGGGCGCAGGTTCAATGACTTGACCACAGGAAGAGGCTggtgctggagctggagctggagctggcaGTTAGTCGCCTTTGGTTGCGCCCACCTGCAAACTGGTTTTGGCCTAGAAAAAATTGCATATTGCAAATTATGGAGCAGCTGGCCTTTGTCTCTGGTTAGTGATTGCCGTTTTCTGGCCCCTGGCTGTCAAGATCTCAGCCTCATCCTTCAGCGCATCATAGTCATGCACAGTCGAACCGTTAGTTCTAGTGCTAACTTCCGCTATTAGCCTAAGGTAAACATCTAAATTGTGATTAGCAGGCATAGtactaaaaacataaaatgtaagcttaactaaaaaaattattaataaataataaagatttGAATAATGGGtagtaataaattttaaatggtgttaaataataaacacttGAATTATGGGTAATGTAAGTTTCAGATATAAGCAACCTTATAcatattagttttaaataataacattattaATGATTACCCATTGTGAGTTAAGATCACGTTCAGCTTTCTAATTAACGATCAATTTTTCAGTGGCGATTaagattttgtatttattggtAAGACGTTTTTCGTCGGCTTAATTCTAGAGTGTGCAAAGTATGAAACTAACATTTAGGCTGGCAGTCTGGCGGTTCTCCCTTACTCCTCTTTAGTAGCCCTCGATCTGGCGGCAGGCTCCGTAGCTGTCCCGCCGCTCGCCGCGGGCACAGCGTGCCAGTCCGTCCCGGAGGAGGGTCCGCGACTCGGCCAGGTCGTCGTCGGCCAGCAGGTCGAAGCTAACGATCTCCGGCTCCAGGGCCTGTGCCCTGGTGGGCTCCTCGTCCAGCTGCCAGGAGCGTGACTGATCGGCGAAATAGGTGGGGGCATCTATGGGTGGGTACTGGCCATTGGCGACGCCTCCAAGATCGCTGCGGTAAATGGGAGCACTGATGGAGCGCGGACTGGCGAAGTCGCCGCCAGTCAGACGATTGGTATCCAGGTAACTATCGCCCCTCAGCGCGCGGGAACTGCGAAAGTATTGCGATCCCGGATGGTTGTAGCTCTCGAGCAGATTGgagccactgctgctgctggcggaAACGGGGGGCAGGGCCTGGATCAGCTCCGGTTCGGCCTCCAAGTGATAGGGTTTGATCAGCTGCGGCATGGGTATCAATTGGGGAGGCAGTACGTCCACCTGCTGGCGCTGCAGACGCTGCGCCTGCTCGGGATCGCTGGCCGAGATGTCCACGTGATAGGGCGAGCGTCCCTCAATGAATTCCGGCAGGGGCAGCGCTGGCGAGGATTGGTGAtggttctgctgctgctgctgctgttgttgcagcTTCTGGAGGTGGCTCTTCTGGTAGAAGGACTTCAGTGAGTTGCTCCTCAACGGGTGTTTGCGCTTGAGGGCTCCAGGGCCCTTGGTGTTACCACGGCCCAGCAGTTCCAGCAGGCTGATCCCCTCCTGCGGTCCGGGCGGAATCAGCAGGATCATAAAGTTCTCGAGATCAGCGCGTATATTGTACTGCCCCTCCTGTCGCTGATCGTAGGTGACGGTACGCCGACGCAGTGCATCCTCATCTCCGCTGGAGGAGGGCAGAGGAGGTTGCAGTGCTATGGGTTGGCCACTGGATCCGCTGGACTCGATGGCCTGCGGCGGAGCCATGGCCGGAAAGTGCTCCTCCTTGATGATCTGCGtctgggcatgggcatgggtcTGCTCGGAACTAAGAGCCGGTGGGGTAGATAGCTCCGTTGTGGAGCCCATGGGATTGGCCAGAGTGGCCGCCAGTAGTAGCGGCAGTAGCGTGAAAGTCTTCCAGGCCATCTCTCCTTTGGTTGATATCAGATAGGTTGCTCCGCTCGGCGTTCTTGACTCGCGCGCTTCTGCCTCGCAACTGATTCCCAGTCCGACGGGAGAGTTCCGATGTCGGCGCAGGCGCAACTTTCATATTCTGGCGCTGGCGTCGTCggtgcactgagaaaaatattaataagtaCTACCGGTTCTTTATCTTTAATTACTTGAGTACCCACAatccattattattattatccaTATTTATCAAGGCTTGATAAATagtaaaaagtattaaccCCAAAAATGTGAAAAGAAACGCATGCCTCAATAAAATgcatagttttaaaaaagatttcatttgttatatattttaaaattgttaaaaaaatcgacaatatattatttgttaatttaaattacacttTTTTATCAATGGAAGTCTCTATTTATCGAACATGCTTTATTGACAATATCAAATCATATATTGCTTTGATGTATAAAGTTCGTTTTGTGTTGAGATCAGTGAACCGTAAAGGTCAAATTTAATATCAAtctaaaaggttttaaaaaataaaaccttttttaggcaatttaaaattttttttttaaaaaagagtatttttgatcagcaaaaaaaaatttaaataactattaTGATATACCCTTTGTTAATATTCggaataattaaaacatttttgttttgttactatcagatgttttaaaaagtcttaTGATCAAAGGCCAAACAGTTACctttaatatataaacttttcgTTGAGTGTAACTcctctgctgctgcggctTTCTTCGCTCTTCTCGATGCTCGGTTCTCGTTCtggttttgcttttatttatgcCACTTACTTTCTGACCGTCTCTTTTGTTCGGCCGTGCCCATTTCGACGGCGTGACTTGGTAGCCGGTGTCCATCTCCGTTTATTGATATTGCCCAGCCGTTAGGCGGGGTGTGGCggtggtggaggaggaggaaccGCTGTCACCGCGGTTCCCATCGTCCGGCACAGTGGAGCTCGCAGTCGATTTTCACGCCAATTAGCTAATGAGGAAGCGCTTTGTTCCCCCATTGACTGGGCTAACAGCCACATCACGTACGCATCCCAGTCTCAGTGTCTCAGTGCCTCAGTGCCCGCTGTCACCTGAGCAAACGATATAAATCCGATCATGAGGGTTCTATTAAAATGATTTGTGCCTTCGCCAAACATAGGTGCAGCATTTATGTACTCACAGGTGCGGtcataaataaagttttacagATTCTGACCATAAGATTAGGCCAACAGCAGCCGAATTCTAGAATATGTATGTTTATGGATATTAAGGTAATGAATAAGGGCAaagataaaatttgttttgaagaTTGTAGCCAAGAATAATCCCTATTTATAATCATAgatagtttatttaaatatctatTGTTCAAATAGTTCAATACTATgcattgtattttaatttaataaaaaaaattgtaattcaATAGGCggacatttatttttccatttcaattcCATTTTTTCATCAATGTTGTTATACCCCGATGTCCTTTAACATTCCTTgctaaaaatacttttaaaaacctttCTCATACCTTTATGAAATGAAATTCCCATTCACTTTACCTActtggaatttgtttttttttaatttaatctgattttaaaatttatgtgtGACTGAGGACTTTCAGCTGTCATCATGG
This genomic stretch from Drosophila gunungcola strain Sukarami unplaced genomic scaffold, Dgunungcola_SK_2 000001F, whole genome shotgun sequence harbors:
- the LOC128263391 gene encoding uncharacterized protein LOC128263391 — its product is MCKFTNRLFVFALLLPAFGKLLAQPVGGKIRPGNSRNVVSDLLEVLYDDYSDNGFQREDILYDQRQKGTENYQLKVDGVVIGLAPQMGSNWLHTMAEYYLSEMMLRQSTPEPDTNQLYEKDPGTDTESGAVEGVTKIPEQSKNDLESRQHQIIAPHNSSRTPSQLFQLLKMLKTSKA
- the LOC128263380 gene encoding uncharacterized protein LOC128263380; translation: MAWKTFTLLPLLLAATLANPMGSTTELSTPPALSSEQTHAHAQTQIIKEEHFPAMAPPQAIESSGSSGQPIALQPPLPSSSGDEDALRRRTVTYDQRQEGQYNIRADLENFMILLIPPGPQEGISLLELLGRGNTKGPGALKRKHPLRSNSLKSFYQKSHLQKLQQQQQQQQNHHQSSPALPLPEFIEGRSPYHVDISASDPEQAQRLQRQQVDVLPPQLIPMPQLIKPYHLEAEPELIQALPPVSASSSSGSNLLESYNHPGSQYFRSSRALRGDSYLDTNRLTGGDFASPRSISAPIYRSDLGGVANGQYPPIDAPTYFADQSRSWQLDEEPTRAQALEPEIVSFDLLADDDLAESRTLLRDGLARCARGERRDSYGACRQIEGY